The following are encoded together in the Serratia sp. UGAL515B_01 genome:
- a CDS encoding transcriptional regulator → MDYLFDDVLLYRSDDGVLLPVGENDDNVITLTPVLNRMLILLIEKKGQLVTREEFLEKVWDNHGRIASSNTLTQYISTLRKIFSDHLKKECVVTLPKRGYMLSADVNVVALSRPDAGLIEVDVEPESSNDAPLSESVKEHNDERPAGKTISKRMIKITLALLTITSVAAVLYFLLFEQINSDKKVLAAGSIDHCQIFFLPDYNARMKVKSDIDMDRVKKHIKQFDLNCIDGAEFFFYKNNTTGLPVNIYSLLSRCVKDSDSHDECVTTKISGQ, encoded by the coding sequence GTGGACTACCTTTTTGACGATGTATTGCTATATCGTTCTGATGACGGTGTGCTGCTTCCCGTGGGTGAAAACGATGATAATGTCATCACGTTAACACCTGTGCTCAACAGGATGCTGATTCTTCTTATTGAAAAAAAAGGGCAATTAGTTACTCGAGAAGAGTTTCTAGAAAAAGTTTGGGATAACCATGGAAGAATCGCGTCTTCTAACACATTGACTCAGTACATTAGCACGCTGCGAAAGATTTTTTCTGACCATTTGAAAAAAGAGTGTGTTGTCACCCTGCCCAAACGAGGGTATATGTTATCTGCTGATGTTAATGTTGTCGCCCTGAGTCGCCCTGATGCAGGTCTAATTGAAGTGGACGTTGAACCCGAATCCAGCAACGACGCGCCGCTATCTGAGTCGGTAAAAGAGCATAATGACGAACGCCCCGCAGGCAAGACCATCAGTAAACGGATGATAAAAATCACACTGGCTTTATTGACAATAACATCAGTGGCAGCCGTACTCTATTTTCTTTTATTTGAGCAGATTAATAGCGATAAAAAGGTATTAGCTGCTGGGAGTATTGACCATTGCCAAATCTTTTTTTTACCTGATTACAATGCTCGTATGAAAGTAAAAAGTGACATAGATATGGATAGGGTTAAAAAACATATTAAACAGTTTGATTTAAATTGCATTGATGGTGCTGAATTCTTTTTTTATAAGAATAATACTACCGGACTACCGGTAAATATTTACAGTTTACTTAGTCGCTGCGTCAAGGATAGTGATTCTCACGATGAATGTGTCACAACTAAAATTAGTGGGCAATAG
- the dkgA gene encoding 2,5-didehydrogluconate reductase DkgA produces the protein MQPIIKLHDGNLMPQLGLGVWQASIEETAFAVSQALEIGYRSIDTAAIYQNEEGVGAALQSASIPRNELFITTKLWNDDQHDPQAALENSLKKLRLDYVDLYLIHWPKPAQDQYVDAWRSLIKMRQQGLVKSIGVCNFNIPHLQRLLEETSVAPVINQIELHPLLQQRQLHAWNATHHIITESWSPLAQGGEGVFDQALIKKLAEKYNKSPAQIVLRWHLDSGLIAIPKSVTAARIRENFDVFDFKLDKDELSEIAKLDIGKRLGPNPDLL, from the coding sequence ATGCAGCCCATCATCAAACTCCACGATGGCAACCTGATGCCGCAGTTAGGTCTTGGCGTTTGGCAAGCCAGTATCGAAGAAACGGCCTTTGCTGTTAGCCAAGCACTGGAGATCGGCTATCGCTCTATCGATACTGCCGCAATTTACCAGAATGAGGAAGGGGTAGGCGCAGCTCTGCAATCCGCTTCTATCCCACGTAACGAGCTGTTTATCACTACCAAACTGTGGAACGACGATCAGCACGATCCACAAGCGGCACTGGAAAACAGCCTGAAAAAGCTGCGTCTCGATTACGTCGATCTCTATCTGATCCATTGGCCGAAACCTGCTCAGGATCAATACGTCGATGCCTGGCGCAGTTTGATCAAAATGCGCCAGCAAGGCCTGGTAAAAAGCATTGGCGTCTGTAATTTCAATATTCCACATCTGCAACGCTTACTTGAAGAAACCAGTGTCGCCCCGGTGATCAACCAGATCGAACTGCATCCATTGCTGCAACAGCGCCAACTACACGCCTGGAACGCAACCCATCACATTATCACCGAGTCCTGGAGCCCCCTTGCCCAAGGTGGAGAAGGGGTATTCGATCAGGCATTGATCAAGAAGCTGGCAGAAAAGTACAACAAGAGTCCGGCACAGATTGTGTTGCGCTGGCATCTGGACAGCGGTCTGATCGCCATCCCCAAATCGGTAACAGCGGCACGTATCCGTGAGAATTTTGACGTTTTTGATTTTAAGCTGGATAAGGATGAGCTGAGCGAGATCGCAAAACTGGATATCGGCAAGCGTCTGGGGCCAAACCCCGATTTACTGTAG
- a CDS encoding transglycosylase SLT domain-containing protein has product MTFSLSYLPRWVILIMPVLLASCSSKRQPNYHDTQTYNDEIADAAKEYGVDEKLITAIIQVESGFNPQAVSRSNAIGLMQLKANGAGCDAYRYKGKRGCPDDNDLLDPATNIDLGAAYIGSLQYQQLKWIENPVTRRYATEAAYANGAGALLRTFSNDRQKAIRMINSLSPEAFHWHIRQHHPSPQAPRYMLKVEKAYSHL; this is encoded by the coding sequence ATGACCTTCTCTCTTTCTTACTTACCACGCTGGGTTATATTGATCATGCCAGTGCTGTTGGCCAGCTGTTCCAGCAAGCGTCAACCGAACTATCATGATACGCAGACTTATAATGACGAAATCGCAGACGCAGCCAAAGAATATGGCGTCGATGAAAAGTTGATCACCGCCATTATTCAGGTAGAGTCGGGCTTTAACCCGCAAGCAGTCAGTCGTTCCAACGCCATTGGTTTAATGCAACTCAAGGCAAATGGCGCGGGTTGCGATGCCTATCGTTATAAAGGTAAAAGGGGCTGCCCGGATGATAATGACCTGCTCGATCCCGCGACCAATATCGACCTTGGAGCCGCTTATATCGGTTCACTGCAATACCAGCAATTGAAGTGGATTGAAAACCCAGTCACACGCCGCTATGCCACAGAGGCGGCTTATGCCAATGGCGCAGGTGCACTGTTGCGCACCTTTTCCAATGACCGTCAGAAAGCAATCCGCATGATTAACAGCCTGTCGCCTGAGGCGTTTCACTGGCATATCCGCCAGCATCACCCTTCTCCTCAAGCACCTCGCTACATGCTGAAAGTTGAAAAAGCCTATAGCCATTTATAG
- the ahr gene encoding NADPH-dependent aldehyde reductase Ahr produces the protein MPDQSSMVADNTIHAWASPGKGKLLEPFSFDAGALGSDDIEVAIDYCGVCHSDLSMLNNEWGMTRYPFVPGHEVVGKVTQLGSHALNKGLKVGQVVGIGWNRGSCMHCHPCMSGDQHLCHKVQPTIVGRHGGFADRIRSHWAWAIPLPEGVDVTSAGPLFCGGITVFNPLLQYDVRPTQRVGVVGIGGLGHMAIRFMHAWGCEVTAFTSSASKRDEALSLGAHRVVASNDKSALKAIANQLDFILVTASASLDWDAFISTLAPKGRLHFVGAIPDPVPVQVFSFISKQAELSASPTGAPSRLAEMLAFCARHSIVPQVEHFPLSKVNDAMAHLAAGKARYRIVLDMHA, from the coding sequence ATGCCAGACCAATCAAGCATGGTTGCTGACAATACCATTCATGCCTGGGCGTCGCCAGGCAAAGGGAAACTTCTTGAACCCTTCAGCTTCGATGCTGGTGCGTTGGGTAGTGATGATATTGAAGTTGCTATCGATTATTGTGGTGTCTGCCACTCCGACTTATCGATGCTGAATAACGAATGGGGGATGACCCGCTACCCTTTCGTACCCGGCCATGAAGTCGTCGGCAAAGTGACCCAACTCGGCAGTCATGCGCTAAATAAAGGCTTGAAAGTGGGTCAGGTGGTGGGTATAGGCTGGAACCGAGGCAGTTGTATGCACTGTCACCCATGTATGTCTGGCGATCAACACCTGTGCCATAAAGTGCAACCCACCATCGTTGGTCGCCATGGGGGATTCGCCGACCGTATCCGCAGCCATTGGGCTTGGGCGATCCCATTACCGGAGGGCGTTGATGTGACCAGTGCCGGGCCGCTGTTCTGTGGTGGGATCACCGTTTTCAACCCCTTACTGCAATACGATGTGCGTCCAACGCAGCGTGTTGGCGTCGTCGGTATCGGTGGTCTGGGCCATATGGCAATCCGTTTTATGCATGCCTGGGGATGCGAAGTCACGGCCTTTACGTCATCAGCCAGCAAACGTGATGAAGCACTTTCTCTGGGGGCACACCGCGTAGTCGCCAGCAATGATAAATCGGCGTTAAAAGCCATCGCTAACCAGCTCGACTTTATTCTGGTCACTGCCAGTGCTTCACTGGATTGGGATGCCTTTATCAGTACGCTCGCGCCCAAAGGCCGCCTGCATTTTGTCGGTGCTATACCAGACCCGGTACCGGTTCAGGTATTCTCGTTCATCAGCAAACAGGCTGAGCTTTCAGCCTCGCCAACCGGTGCCCCTTCACGGTTGGCAGAGATGTTAGCATTCTGTGCACGCCATAGCATTGTGCCACAAGTAGAGCATTTCCCGCTCAGTAAAGTGAACGATGCCATGGCACATCTGGCCGCAGGCAAAGCCCGTTACCGGATCGTACTGGATATGCACGCCTAA